One window of Leopardus geoffroyi isolate Oge1 chromosome B3, O.geoffroyi_Oge1_pat1.0, whole genome shotgun sequence genomic DNA carries:
- the NOP10 gene encoding H/ACA ribonucleoprotein complex subunit 3 has product MFLQYYLNDQGDRVYTLKKLDPMGQQTCSAHPARFSPDDKYSRHRITIKKRFKVLMTQQPRPVL; this is encoded by the exons ATGTTTCTCCAGTATTACCTCAACGATCAGGGAGACCGGGTCTATACGCTGaag AAGCTTGACCCTATGGGACAACAGACCTGCTCGGCTCATCCTGCTCGGTTCTCCCCAGATGACAAATACTCTCGACACCGAATCACCATCAAGAAACGCTTCAAGGTGCTCATGACCCAGCAACCGCGCCCTGTCCTCTGA